Proteins found in one Oryza glaberrima chromosome 4, OglaRS2, whole genome shotgun sequence genomic segment:
- the LOC127770099 gene encoding probable protein phosphatase 2C 45, protein MGYLSSVIPTDGSPVSGGGLSQNGKFSYGYASSPGKRASMEDFYETRIDSVDGQIIGLFGVFDGHGGAKVAEYVKQNLFSHLLRHPKFISDTKVAIDDAYKSTDSEFLESDSSQNQCGSTASTAVLVGDRLFVANVGDSRAIICRGGNAIAVSKDHKPDQTDERQRIEDAGGFVMWAGTWRVGGVLAVSRAFGDKLLKQYVVVDPEIREEVIDHSLEFLILASDGLWDVVTNEEAVDMTRSIHDPEEAAKKLLQEAYKRESSDNITCVVVRFLHGQGSSGYA, encoded by the exons ATGGGGTACTTGAGCTCCGTGATCCCCACGGATGGATCGccggtcagcggcggcggcctcag CCAGAACGGTAAGTTTAGCTATGGGTATGCGAGCTCCCCTGGTAAAAGGGCTTCCATGGAAGACTTTTACGAGACAAGAATTGACTCTGTTGATGGGCAGATTATTGGTCTTTTTGGAGTTTTTGATG GTCATGGTGGTGCTAAAGTAGCTGAGTATGTTAAACAGAATCTCTTCAGTCATCTTCTAAGGCATCCAAAGTTCATCAGTGACACCAAAGTGGCAATAG ATGATGCTTATAAAAGTACCGACAGTGAATTCTTAGAATCTGACAGCAGTCAAAACCAGTGTGGATCAACTGCATCAACCGCTGTCCTTGTTGGTGACCGTCTCTTTGTTGCAAACGTTGGAGACTCTAGGGCTATCATATGCAGGGGGGGAAATG CTATAGCTGTTTCAAAAGATCACAAGCCTGATCAGACAGATGAGCGACAACGTATCGAAGATGCTGGAGGTTTTGTAATGTGGGCAG GAACATGGCGTGTTGGTGGTGTGCTTGCTGTTTCTCGCGCTTTTGGTGACAAACTCTTAAAGCAGTATGTAGTTGTGGATCCTGAGATTCGG GAGGAAGTTATTGATCACTCTCTCGAGTTCCTCATTCTTGCAAGTGATGGGCTGTGGGATGTAGTAACCAATGAG GAGGCTGTCGACATGACCAGATCGATTCATGACCCAGAAGAAGCTGCAAAGAAGCTCTTGCAAGAGGCCTACAAGAGGGAGAGCAGTGACAACATAACTTGTGTTGTCGTGCGCTTCTTGCATGGGCAAGGGAGTAGTGGATatgcttaa
- the LOC127770098 gene encoding protein EMSY-LIKE 3-like isoform X1, translating into MKAMGYNNPYDSSGTDDDLPPTQNRGLRVRSFSANGRASVMPFSYIRPHSDLESEIHQVEQEAYTGVLRAFKVQSDAISWEKESLITELRKELRVSDDEHRELLNKVNEDVAIRRMRELRQGGGSLSAQHRGSRIFHDTEPGPAAKRQKTPLSIPSHSAGLQSPAMPSPSVPSSTKWGPFSGTKGKKTRTNTPLAVPSADPTSLINRKIYTRWPDDNNFYEATITDYNPATGKHALVYDMGTVAQTWESVRLSDLAPEDIIWDLDDQGISNRDGWGPHPGMRRHPGNNGTMAMASRGGGRFSRNEPTKDSAPPQNGINRNIGHIDVPNTRSVVIEVERVLSNPNMGEIEKAKKLLQDQEQSLLDAIARLDDASDSESEDMAVGAQMVSAGDHMGRNGVAC; encoded by the exons ATGAAGGCCATGGGGTACAATAACCCCTACGATTCCAGCG GGACTGACGACGATCTCCCTCCAACACAAAATAGAGGATTAAGAGTGCGATCTTTTAGTGCGAATGGCAGGGCATCTGTTATGCCATTTTCTTACATTAGGCCGCACAGTGATTTGGAGAGTGAAATACATCAGGTTGAGCAAGAGGCGTACACTGGTGTTCTTAGAGCATTTAAAGTGCAATCTGATGCTATATCCTGG GAAAAAGAAAGTTTGATCACTGAACTCAGGAAAGAATTAAGAGTCTCTGATGATGAACACAGGGAACTATTAAACAAGGTTAATGAAGATGTGGCCATCCGCAGAATGAG GGAGTTGAGACAGGGAGGTGGATCCCTGAGTGCACAGCATCGTGGCAGCAGAATTTTTCATGATACAGAACCTGGCCCAGCTGCAAAGAGGCAAAAGACACCCCTTTCTATTCCTTCACATTCTGCTGGCCTCCAGTCCCCTGCGATGCCTTCTCCCTCAGTTCCTTCATCTACAAAGTGGGGACCATTTTCAGGAACAAAGGGCAAGAAGACTAGGACG AATACACCACTCGCTGTGCCATCCGCGGATCCAACTTCATTGATTAACCGGAAAATTTATACAAGATGGCCAGATGACAATAACTTCTATGAGGCCACTATAACTGACTATAATCCTGCTACG GGTAAACATGCTCTCGTCTATGACATGGGCACAGTAGCCCAGACTTGGGAGTCAGTCAGACTTAGTGAT TTGGCACCTGAAGATATAATATGGGACCTTGATGATCAAGGCATCTCAAATCGAGATGGTTGGGGTCCTCATCCTGGGATGAGGAGGCACCCAGGCAACAACGGTACAATGGCAATGGCAAgtaggggaggaggaaggtttTCTCGAAATGAGCCTACTAAGGATAGTGCTCCTCCCCAAAATGGAATTAACAGGAATATTGGTCACATTGATGTACCTAACACTCGAAGTGTTGTCATAGAG GTGGAGAGGGTTTTGTCCAATCCAAATATGGGTGAGATCGAAAAGGCCAAGAAACTTTTGCAA GACCAGGAGCAGTCATTACTCGATGCTATAGCCAGACTTGACGATGCATCAGATAGTGAAAGTG AAGATATGGCCGTCGGGGCCCAAATGGTTTCTGCTGGTGATCACATGGGCAGGAACGGCGTTGCTTGTTAG
- the LOC127770098 gene encoding protein EMSY-LIKE 3-like isoform X2, whose amino-acid sequence MKAMGYNNPYDSSGTDDDLPPTQNRGLRVRSFSANGRASVMPFSYIRPHSDLESEIHQVEQEAYTGVLRAFKVQSDAISWEKESLITELRKELRVSDDEHRELLNKVNEDVAIRRMRELRQGGGSLSAQHRGSRIFHDTEPGPAAKRQKTPLSIPSHSAGLQSPAMPSPSVPSSTKWGPFSGTKGKKTRTNTPLAVPSADPTSLINRKIYTRWPDDNNFYEATITDYNPATGKHALVYDMGTVAQTWESVRLSDLAPEDIIWDLDDQGISNRDGWGPHPGMRRHPGNNGTMAMASRGGGRFSRNEPTKDSAPPQNGINRNIGHIDVPNTRSVVIEVERVLSNPNMGEIEKAKKLLQDQEQSLLDAIARLDDASDSESDMAVGAQMVSAGDHMGRNGVAC is encoded by the exons ATGAAGGCCATGGGGTACAATAACCCCTACGATTCCAGCG GGACTGACGACGATCTCCCTCCAACACAAAATAGAGGATTAAGAGTGCGATCTTTTAGTGCGAATGGCAGGGCATCTGTTATGCCATTTTCTTACATTAGGCCGCACAGTGATTTGGAGAGTGAAATACATCAGGTTGAGCAAGAGGCGTACACTGGTGTTCTTAGAGCATTTAAAGTGCAATCTGATGCTATATCCTGG GAAAAAGAAAGTTTGATCACTGAACTCAGGAAAGAATTAAGAGTCTCTGATGATGAACACAGGGAACTATTAAACAAGGTTAATGAAGATGTGGCCATCCGCAGAATGAG GGAGTTGAGACAGGGAGGTGGATCCCTGAGTGCACAGCATCGTGGCAGCAGAATTTTTCATGATACAGAACCTGGCCCAGCTGCAAAGAGGCAAAAGACACCCCTTTCTATTCCTTCACATTCTGCTGGCCTCCAGTCCCCTGCGATGCCTTCTCCCTCAGTTCCTTCATCTACAAAGTGGGGACCATTTTCAGGAACAAAGGGCAAGAAGACTAGGACG AATACACCACTCGCTGTGCCATCCGCGGATCCAACTTCATTGATTAACCGGAAAATTTATACAAGATGGCCAGATGACAATAACTTCTATGAGGCCACTATAACTGACTATAATCCTGCTACG GGTAAACATGCTCTCGTCTATGACATGGGCACAGTAGCCCAGACTTGGGAGTCAGTCAGACTTAGTGAT TTGGCACCTGAAGATATAATATGGGACCTTGATGATCAAGGCATCTCAAATCGAGATGGTTGGGGTCCTCATCCTGGGATGAGGAGGCACCCAGGCAACAACGGTACAATGGCAATGGCAAgtaggggaggaggaaggtttTCTCGAAATGAGCCTACTAAGGATAGTGCTCCTCCCCAAAATGGAATTAACAGGAATATTGGTCACATTGATGTACCTAACACTCGAAGTGTTGTCATAGAG GTGGAGAGGGTTTTGTCCAATCCAAATATGGGTGAGATCGAAAAGGCCAAGAAACTTTTGCAA GACCAGGAGCAGTCATTACTCGATGCTATAGCCAGACTTGACGATGCATCAGATAGTGAAAGTG ATATGGCCGTCGGGGCCCAAATGGTTTCTGCTGGTGATCACATGGGCAGGAACGGCGTTGCTTGTTAG